Genomic DNA from Candidatus Methylomirabilota bacterium:
CGCGCCGGGGAGCCCCTGGCGACGCCGGTTCGGATCACAGCCGGGGGCGGCCTTCGCCATCTCGGTCGAGAAGCGCTCGAGCTTCGCGGGATCGAGCTCCCGCCACGCCGTGATCCCGGGCGCGATCCAGAGCTCCGAGTCGACCTTCCCGTCGGCCAGGAGCTCGTAGCGCACCGCCGGTTGCCCCGCGATCGTTGCTTGCTGTCCCGTCTTGCGCAGCTCGAGCTGCGGCTCCGGGCAGGCCGCCCCCCCGCCGCCCGCCGGCTGTTGCCGGGAGCGGAGCATCTGCTCGGCCATCTTGCGCTGCTCGGGCGGCATATCCTTCATCGCCTCTTCCATGGCCTTCATCGCGCCCGCCATCTGCCCGGCCGCGGCCTGGAGGGCCCCCGTGATCGTCTGCACGTACTCCTGGAGCGTGGCGGTCACGAACTGCCGCCTCGGATAATCCACCTGGGTGATGGTGTCGGCATTCAGGTCCAGGATGAAGGCTCCCACCGGGCGACCGTCCGGGCCGACCATGAGCGTCTTCATCCGGTTGGCCTCGA
This window encodes:
- a CDS encoding DUF4412 domain-containing protein; the protein is MGFQRVVAAGVLAGVLGWAAPASAGWIIEQVVKGSGDEGRHQVTVEANRMKTLMVGPDGRPVGAFILDLNADTITQVDYPRRQFVTATLQEYVQTITGALQAAAGQMAGAMKAMEEAMKDMPPEQRKMAEQMLRSRQQPAGGGGAACPEPQLELRKTGQQATIAGQPAVRYELLADGKVDSELWIAPGITAWRELDPAKLERFSTEMAKAAPGCDPNRRRQGLPGADPSWKLAGEGYPVRVVSRTAGVTVEVVKAESRSVPAAEFQPPAGFARKTLKEMTGQ